CCCTCACCCGGCGCTGCGCGCCACCCTCTCCCCGCAAGGGGGAGAGGGTCGAGGCGCCTCCCTGTCGTGCTCCCCTCCCCCCTGCGGGGAGGGGCCGGGGGAGGGGGTCCGCCGGAGCCGACGCACGCGGAAACCGCCCCAGCTGTGGCGGGTGGGGAGCAGTGGTCGCCGACGCTCCCTGCAAATTACTTGCATGTGGCGGAGCGGCCGGCTACATTCCGCGCCTCGGTCGGGGGCCAGGGGCTCCCGCGCGCACCCGGAAGGCCGCACCCATGAACGCATCTCCCCTGCGCCGGCCGGCGCTCTGGACCGCAGCGCTCCCCGTCGCGTGCGCCGTACACTGCGTGGCGATGCCGCTGGCGGCGCTCTTCGTCCCCGTCGTGGGCCACGCCACCGGCGTGGAGGCGGGGATCATGCTCGCCTCGGCGGCGCTCGCCGTCGCCACGACCGTCTACGGGGTGCGGGCCCACGGACGCCGTGCCGTGTGGCTCCCCGTGCTCGTGGGCTTCGCCGTCTGGGCCGCGAGCCTCGCCGGCTGGACGGAGCCGCTCCCTGAGCCGGCGACGACCGTCCTGGGCAGCCTGCTCGTCGCGGGCGGGCTGATGCGCAACGCCCGCCTCCGGCATGCCGCCTCGTGCCGGAGCTGCGGCTGCCCGGCCCACCCCGCGGGGGAGTAGGCGCGGCGCGAGACGAGCCGCGCAGCAAAAAGACGAGGGCGCCGGCCGCGGATGCGGCCGGCGCCCTCGTCGCGTCGGTGCCGTGCCCCCGTCAGGGCGTCACGATCAGCGGGATGGCCGCGCCCTGGAAATCAGCGTGGCTGCCGTGCATCAGGTCGAAGCTGACGGAGGTGGTCCCCGCGCTGAGGCCGGTCAGGCGCCCACCCGTCTCACTGGTCTTCTCGAATCGCGCCAGGGCGCCGATGAGCACGTTCCCCCGGAGCGACGTGTCGCCGCCCACAGGGACGGGGTTCCCCGCCGCGTCCACGAAGATCACCCGCAGGTCGCGCGTGGCGCCGATCGTCAGCGGGATGGAGCCGGTGGCGGTGCCCTGGGTGCCGCCACCTGTGGCGCGGGCCAGCTCCACGCCGGCCGAGGTCTGAACCACGACGGCC
This Longimicrobiaceae bacterium DNA region includes the following protein-coding sequences:
- a CDS encoding MerC domain-containing protein yields the protein MNASPLRRPALWTAALPVACAVHCVAMPLAALFVPVVGHATGVEAGIMLASAALAVATTVYGVRAHGRRAVWLPVLVGFAVWAASLAGWTEPLPEPATTVLGSLLVAGGLMRNARLRHAASCRSCGCPAHPAGE